CAACCTTAGTATGGATCTCATAGGCAAAATCAATGGGTCCTGAGTCCTTAGGCAAAGAACGCACTGCTCCATCTGGTGTGAAGACATAGATTTCCTCAGCCAGATAGCTTTCCTTAACCGAATCAACAAACTCCTTGGCATCACCAGACTGATTCTGCAATTCCATCAATTCCTTGATCCAATTCATCCCGATGGCAGATTCCTTGCCGTCAACCTGACCCTTAATTCCTTTTTTATAGGCCCAGTGAGCAGCGACCCCGTATTCTGCCACTTCGTGCATTTCCTTGGTCCGAATCTGAAACTCAATCGGACCTTTAGGACCGTAAACGGTCGTATGGATGGACTGGTAGCCGTTGGCCTTGCGATTGGCAATATAATCCTTGAAACGCCCCGGCATGGGTTTCCAAAGCTCATGGATGTAGCCCAGCATGGCATAGACATCACTGTGAGTGCTCAAAATGCAACGAATGGCAATCAGATCGTAGATCTCATCAAATCGCTTCTTCTTGTCCTGCATTTTGCGGTAGATGGAGTAAATATGCTTGGGACGACCATAAATCTTCCCATGCAGATTGCGCTCACCCGCGTAGGTTTCAATCTTGTGGACAACTTCCTCTACCAGAGCCTCCCGCTCTCGACGCTTCTCCTTCATCATGTGGGAGATTTTATAAAACTCCGTTGGATTGAGATAACGGAAAGACAAGTCTTCCAATTCCCATTTGACACTGGAAATCCCCAAACGATGAGCCAGAGGAGCATAGATTTCCATAGTTTCCTGCGAGATCCGCTCTTGCTTGTCTGGCCGTAAATGATTCAGAGTACGCATATTATGCAGACGGTCAGCCAGCTTGACCAAGATCACTCGAAGGTCTTCTGACATGGCCATGAGCATCTTGCGATGATTTTCCGCCAACTGTTCTTCGTGAGACTTGTATTTGACTTTCCCAAGCTTGGTCACACCATCCACAATCACGCGCACATCATGACCGAATTCCCGCTCCAGATCGTCCAAGGTCGCCGCCGTATCCTCTACGACATCATGCAAAAAACCACAGGCTACTGAAACAGCATCCAACTTGAGCTTGGCTAAAATTCCCGCCACCTGAATCGGATGGACGATATAGGGCTCTCCCGACTGACGAGTTTGCCCGCTATGACATTCCATCGCATAAATCAACGCTTTTTGAACAAAAGCCACATCCTCTGCAGCTAAATATTTTTTTGTTAGGGCTACAACCTGATTCCCCGTTAAATTTTCTTCTTTTGGCATGCATTCTCTCCGCTTTCTTGCCTACTATTTTAACATTTTTAAATCAATATGAAAACCAAGAGGACTAGAATAAAAGTACGGTGGCAGAATAGAACTGCGTTTTCAAAGTTTTAGCTTACCTCCCTCGTTTCTGAGCCAAGACTTAAAAAACTTTCCTAGAGCGATAAACAGTCCCAGCCCTGCAAAGCTGCACAACAATCGATGGCTATTGAGCAAGCGGCTGCAACCTAAAGGATCTCTTTATAATAAAAAGCGAGGTCGAGACACTTTTGTCTCAACCTCCGTGATGAAAATGATGTACTTTCTCCATATGAGCTATATCTTTTAGAAACTCATAATAGGCATAGATGAGGTAACCAGCAGAGACCACACCCAAAATAGCTATTGATACTTCAAATAAGGTAGACAAAGACATGATAAACCTCCTCTCCTTATTTCAAACTACAATGTGCAAAGCGACCATCAGCGGCTGTTTCGTTTCCGATTTTTTCCTTTCTAGCCTGCCTCCGGATTCACCTTTATTATACCAAATTTAAGATAGGAAAACAATGGAAATCCCTTTATAAAAACAATTTTCCCTGACAATTTTGTAAAGCTTGATGCTACTTCCGTTGCTCATTTCTACACCTAAACTTACCCTTTAACCAAAAAAGTTAGGAACACTTTCCTAACTTTCTTCTCTTTTATCATGAACACTCAAGACCAGAAAACCACTTTTAAAAAGGGAGTTCCTCCTCTTCCAGCACCAAATCTGCTAGATCTGCCCCAGTATTATTCTCACGGAGTGCTCTCTGGGCTCGGCTTTCTAAAAGCTGAAAGCCGCTGCAAAGAACTTCTGTCACATAATGAGTGGTTCCATCCTTTTCATAGCGGCGGCTCCGCAATTCTCCGTCCAGAGAAATCAAACTCCCCTTACTAGCATAACTTGCCAAGGTTTCAGCCAAGCGTCCCCAGACAACAAGATTGATAAAATCCGCTTCACGCTCTCCGTTTTGGCTCTTGTACCGGCGATTCACCGCCACTGTCGCACGCGCGACCGACTTATCATTTGCTGTCTTGTGTAACTCTGGTGTAGCCGTCAGCCGGCCAATGATGATGACTTTATTATACATATTTTCTTCCTCCTACTTATCTATTCGCAGGGAATCAAAAAAAAGTTACAGAAATTTGTAACTTTTCTCAGAAATTTTTTACTTTTTATGAACCATGAAACCTGTCGCCTGTTGATTGGCCATAATGGTCATATCTGTAATCTGAACACGACGGGGCTGACTGGTCACATAAACAACCGTGTCTGCGATATCCTGAGCTTGCAAGGCCTCAATTCCCTGATAGACCGTCGCCGCCCTCTCTTTATCACCGTGGAAACGTACTCTAGAAAAATCTGTTTCGACAATTCCAGGCTGAATAGTTGTCACCTTGATGTCCGTTGCGATGGTATCAATTCGCAGTCCATCTGAAAAAGTCTTAACTGCTGCCTTGGTGGCTGAATAGACAGCTGCACCTGCATAGGCATAGATTCCTGCGGTTGATCCCATGTTGATAATATGACCTTGATTGGCTGCTACCATAGAAGGCAAGAAACAGCGAGTGACTGCCATCAAACCTTTGACATTGGTATCCAACATGGTCAGCATATCCAATTCTTCATAGTCTTGATAGGGAGCCAAGCCAAGAGCTAGTCCAGCGTTATTAACCAAAATATCAATCTGCCTTATCGTTTCCAAAATATCGGAGCAGACAGTCTTGACCATAGCCATATCCGTGACATCCAGTGGAAAAGTCCAAACTGTTTGATTTGGATAGGTTACTGCAAACTCTGATTTGAGGGCTTCCAGTCTGTCTGTCCGTCGCCCTGTTAGAACGACATTCTCCCCCTGCTCCAGATAAGCTCGCGCAATGGCTTCACCGATTCCAGATGTCGCTCCTGTAATCACTACATTTTTTGCCATCTTATCCCCCTCTATCTGGTCTATCAAATACTGACAATT
Above is a window of Streptococcus cristatus ATCC 51100 DNA encoding:
- a CDS encoding SDR family NAD(P)-dependent oxidoreductase, with translation MAKNVVITGATSGIGEAIARAYLEQGENVVLTGRRTDRLEALKSEFAVTYPNQTVWTFPLDVTDMAMVKTVCSDILETIRQIDILVNNAGLALGLAPYQDYEELDMLTMLDTNVKGLMAVTRCFLPSMVAANQGHIINMGSTAGIYAYAGAAVYSATKAAVKTFSDGLRIDTIATDIKVTTIQPGIVETDFSRVRFHGDKERAATVYQGIEALQAQDIADTVVYVTSQPRRVQITDMTIMANQQATGFMVHKK
- a CDS encoding RelA/SpoT family protein; translation: MPKEENLTGNQVVALTKKYLAAEDVAFVQKALIYAMECHSGQTRQSGEPYIVHPIQVAGILAKLKLDAVSVACGFLHDVVEDTAATLDDLEREFGHDVRVIVDGVTKLGKVKYKSHEEQLAENHRKMLMAMSEDLRVILVKLADRLHNMRTLNHLRPDKQERISQETMEIYAPLAHRLGISSVKWELEDLSFRYLNPTEFYKISHMMKEKRREREALVEEVVHKIETYAGERNLHGKIYGRPKHIYSIYRKMQDKKKRFDEIYDLIAIRCILSTHSDVYAMLGYIHELWKPMPGRFKDYIANRKANGYQSIHTTVYGPKGPIEFQIRTKEMHEVAEYGVAAHWAYKKGIKGQVDGKESAIGMNWIKELMELQNQSGDAKEFVDSVKESYLAEEIYVFTPDGAVRSLPKDSGPIDFAYEIHTKVGEKATGAKVNGRMVPLNTKLKTGDQVEIITNANSFGPSRDWLNLVKTSKARNKIRQFFKNQDKELSISKGRELLQAQFQENGYVANKYMDKKHMEEVLQKTSYKTEEALFAAIGFGEIGAISIFNRLTEKERREEERAKARAEAEELVKGGEVKVENKKDTLKVKHEGGVVIQGASGLLIRIAKCCNPVPGDDIVGYITKGRGVAIHRQDCMNLKAQENYEQRLLDVEWEENNSTKEYIAHIDIYGLNRSGLLNDVLQVLSNTTKNISTVNAQPTKDMKFANIHVSFGIANLSMLTTVVDKIKSVPEVYSVKRTNG
- a CDS encoding single-stranded DNA-binding protein, which produces MYNKVIIIGRLTATPELHKTANDKSVARATVAVNRRYKSQNGEREADFINLVVWGRLAETLASYASKGSLISLDGELRSRRYEKDGTTHYVTEVLCSGFQLLESRAQRALRENNTGADLADLVLEEEELPF